The following are from one region of the Streptomyces tuirus genome:
- a CDS encoding roadblock/LC7 domain-containing protein, whose translation MTSRAAGDTAWVLEPVLEVPHVVAAVLLTRDGLVTGYTDALSRPSAERVAAITSTVQGACRTAAAAFANTDRADIRQVVIESDHGYVLIVPTDHGTCVAAYGDPEVRLDLLAHRVHSQVARLGEKAMAAGPRGADGDTPA comes from the coding sequence ATGACCAGCCGCGCAGCGGGGGACACGGCATGGGTGCTCGAACCGGTTCTGGAGGTGCCGCACGTCGTGGCCGCCGTCCTGCTCACCCGGGACGGGCTCGTCACCGGCTACACCGACGCGCTGTCGCGGCCGTCGGCCGAGCGGGTCGCGGCCATCACCAGCACCGTGCAGGGTGCCTGCCGTACCGCGGCGGCCGCGTTCGCGAACACCGACCGGGCCGACATCCGGCAGGTCGTCATCGAGTCGGACCACGGCTATGTGCTCATCGTGCCGACGGACCACGGAACTTGTGTCGCCGCCTACGGTGACCCCGAGGTGCGCCTCGACCTGCTCGCCCACCGGGTGCACTCGCAGGTGGCGCGGCTGGGTGAGAAGGCCATGGCCGCCGGGCCCCGAGGTGCCGACGGCGACACGCCGGCATGA
- a CDS encoding GTP-binding protein yields MASATSSTVDDLPGATDVHLPDTAQDLVKILVTGPFGVGKTTLIRSVSEIRPLHTEEQLTEASAQVDDLAGVRDKSTTTVAIDFGRISLPGDVVLYLFGTPGQERFRSLWDDIAYGALGALVLVDARRIDASFDVLELVEETGLPYAVAFNTFPDAPRHHTPEQLRAALDLEPTTPMVTCDAREADSSIDALLALVQHLIDHHPPEPR; encoded by the coding sequence ATGGCCTCCGCGACCTCAAGCACCGTTGACGACCTTCCCGGCGCCACGGACGTCCACCTTCCCGACACCGCCCAGGACTTGGTGAAGATCCTGGTCACCGGGCCGTTCGGGGTGGGCAAGACCACCCTGATCCGCTCGGTCTCCGAGATCCGCCCGCTGCACACGGAGGAGCAGCTCACCGAGGCGTCCGCGCAGGTCGACGACCTCGCCGGCGTACGGGACAAGTCGACCACCACGGTCGCCATCGACTTCGGCCGGATCAGCCTGCCGGGCGACGTCGTGCTGTACCTGTTCGGCACGCCCGGCCAGGAGCGGTTCCGGTCGCTGTGGGACGACATCGCCTACGGGGCGCTCGGCGCGCTCGTCCTGGTGGACGCCCGCCGGATCGACGCCTCGTTCGACGTGCTGGAGCTGGTGGAGGAGACCGGGCTGCCGTACGCGGTCGCCTTCAACACCTTCCCGGACGCGCCCCGCCACCACACGCCCGAGCAGCTGCGCGCCGCCCTCGACCTGGAACCCACGACCCCGATGGTGACCTGCGACGCGCGGGAGGCGGACTCCTCGATCGACGCCCTGCTCGCGCTGGTGCAGCACCTGATCGACCACCACCCCCCGGAGCCCCGGTGA
- a CDS encoding DUF742 domain-containing protein has protein sequence MTGRRGGRPLVPAYLSTGGVARPSRAHLERLSVLTGSGEQAPADLPAAQAALLEELAYGALTVQEAAALLRLPVSALLVLAADLLDRDLVLARAPIPPARRFDPDLLKRVADGLRDLKHR, from the coding sequence ATGACGGGCCGCCGAGGCGGCCGTCCCCTGGTTCCCGCGTACCTGTCGACCGGCGGCGTGGCGCGGCCCAGCCGTGCCCATCTGGAGCGGCTGTCGGTCCTCACCGGCAGCGGCGAGCAGGCCCCCGCGGACCTGCCCGCCGCCCAGGCGGCCCTGCTGGAGGAGCTGGCGTACGGGGCGCTGACGGTGCAGGAGGCCGCGGCCCTGCTGCGGCTGCCGGTCTCCGCGCTGCTCGTGCTGGCCGCCGACCTCCTCGACCGCGACCTGGTACTGGCCCGCGCGCCGATCCCGCCCGCCCGGCGCTTCGACCCCGACCTGCTGAAGAGAGTGGCCGATGGCCTCCGCGACCTCAAGCACCGTTGA
- a CDS encoding cytochrome P450, whose amino-acid sequence MTHPSPAEQAFSLAAPVRLWEDGFAQDPHPYYAALRAHGPVGWAELAPGVPAYVVTDRRAALELLHDTETFSHDPRPWEATVPDDSPVLGMMRWRPNTLFADGGAHLRYRTSLIDAFDLVEPHDLRARVHRAVHLLVSRIGPRGEADLVGEFTRPLMALVFNSLFGLPDSASDRLDAALGKLIEGGAQAARGEAEFGGYVLELIAAKSEQRGHDLPSWLLDHPAGLTPEEVTWQVFLTLGAGHEPTANLVSNALSRILGNPAYYSTLTSGARPVTDAVLEVLHHETPLANYGIHYARTPVTFHGAWIRAAVPVVISYGALAQAAERERGADRHPSDASHLSWSAGPHACPVKQHTLLIATEAIERLTQWLPDLEPVLPRERLTWRPGPFHRSLTALPVRFSPRSPDQPGGRP is encoded by the coding sequence GTGACCCACCCGTCCCCCGCCGAGCAGGCCTTCTCCCTCGCGGCGCCCGTCCGCCTGTGGGAGGACGGCTTCGCCCAGGACCCCCACCCCTACTACGCCGCCCTGCGCGCCCACGGCCCGGTGGGCTGGGCGGAACTCGCCCCCGGTGTCCCGGCGTACGTCGTCACCGACCGGCGGGCGGCGCTGGAGCTGCTGCACGACACGGAGACGTTCTCGCACGATCCCCGGCCGTGGGAGGCGACCGTCCCCGACGACTCGCCGGTGCTCGGCATGATGCGCTGGCGGCCCAACACCCTGTTCGCGGACGGCGGCGCCCACCTGCGCTACCGCACGTCGCTGATCGACGCCTTCGACCTGGTGGAACCGCACGATCTGCGGGCCCGGGTGCACCGGGCGGTGCACCTGCTGGTGAGCCGGATCGGGCCGCGCGGCGAGGCCGACCTGGTGGGCGAGTTCACCCGGCCTCTGATGGCGCTGGTGTTCAACAGCCTGTTCGGGCTGCCGGACAGCGCGAGCGACCGGCTCGACGCCGCCCTGGGCAAGCTGATCGAGGGCGGCGCCCAGGCCGCCCGGGGCGAGGCCGAGTTCGGCGGGTACGTGCTGGAGCTGATCGCCGCCAAGAGCGAGCAGCGGGGCCACGACCTGCCGAGCTGGCTGCTGGACCATCCGGCGGGGCTGACCCCCGAGGAGGTCACCTGGCAGGTGTTCCTCACCCTCGGCGCCGGGCACGAGCCGACGGCCAACCTGGTCTCCAACGCGCTCTCCCGGATCCTCGGTAACCCGGCCTACTACTCGACGCTGACCAGCGGCGCCCGCCCGGTGACGGACGCGGTGCTGGAGGTGCTGCACCACGAGACGCCGCTCGCCAACTACGGCATCCACTACGCCCGTACGCCCGTCACCTTCCACGGTGCGTGGATCAGGGCCGCGGTGCCGGTGGTGATCTCCTACGGGGCGCTCGCGCAGGCCGCCGAGCGGGAGCGCGGCGCGGACCGCCACCCCTCGGACGCCTCGCACCTGTCCTGGTCGGCGGGCCCGCACGCCTGTCCGGTCAAGCAGCACACCCTGCTCATCGCCACCGAGGCGATCGAACGGCTCACCCAGTGGCTGCCCGACCTCGAGCCCGTGCTGCCCCGCGAGCGCCTGACGTGGCGGCCGGGCCCGTTCCACCGCTCGCTGACGGCGCTGCCCGTCCGTTTCAGCCCCCGCTCCCCCGACCAGCCTGGAGGACGACCGTGA